The Bacteroidota bacterium DNA segment TGGATGAAAAAGTTGCAAGATTACACCTGGCTAAAATTGGTGTTGAACTCGAAGAACTGACAGATGCTCAATCTGGCTATTTAGGTATTACTAAGAATGGTCCGTTCAAACCGGAGCATTACAGGTATTAAGATTAAAAATTGATCTCTATAAAAAAGTACTTACTAAACTATAGTAAGTACTTTTTGTTTTTTACAGCTTGAATACAAACCTTTGCAACCCTTATCTAACAAAATGATCTCAGCCTATAATTTTTTAGCAAGCTGGCAGTTGTTTCCTGAAAAAGGAATCTACGAAAATGGAGAAAGACCCAAAAGCGGTATCTATAAAATAGAATCATCCGGTATTCAAAAACAATTGAGCATTAGTCATCATTGGGTTTCACTGGAAAATCTTGCATTTGATTCTGGCTATAAAATCCTTGCAGATGGGGCTTTGAATGAATTTGAAAGAACTGAGCTTGCTGAAAAAGTGCAGGTATTATTTCCCGACAGTATCAGTTTTGAAATTCATTTTTATAAACAAGGACAAATCATTCTGCACATTACTCATGAGATACAACCGAATGGTTATTTAAAAGTCATTCAACAGGGTTTTAAAAAAGATGGCACTTCATTTACCAATACAGAAATTTATCATAAACAATTAAGTGTTCTTCCCTATTCTGCGTCCGTTGCAGGAGCTGTCATAAAGCCGAATGAAGAAGGCATGATAAAACACAAAGCCCTGACGGCAATGGAAGAACAAACCAATATGCAGTTAGACCAGATCCGCAAACAAATCGAGTTATTGGCTTTGCAGGCACAGGAAATTCAAAAAAGAAAAGATCTTTCCCTGATGATCTATGATTCTAAGATCTCTTTTAAACCTAATATCGGACAGACTTATTATGTGTATCAGAAAAAAGATGATACTTATACCCTTTCTTTGGTAGCACCTAGAGAATGGGGTGCCAATGGTCCTTTCAAAAAATTTATATCTGCTGTAAAATTGCTGGCCGATCATACATGGATGGAACTGTAATTATCAAATAGATTCTAACTTTACAGATCTGACACTTCAAATACAATGACAAAACTTTCTGTAAACATCAACAAATTTGCAACGCTTAGAAATTCCAGAGGCGGAAATAATCCTGATGTGGTAAAAGCGGCTATTGATGTACAACGATTCGGTGCTAATGGAGTAACGGTGCATCCGCGGCCGGACGAACGTCATATCCGTTATGATGATGCAAGAGAAATAAAAAAAATAATCACGACAGAGTATAACATTGAAGGAAATCCAAAAGAAAAAAGATTTGTTGAGCTTGTATTGGAAGTAAAACCTACACAAGTAACTCTGGTTCCTGATACAGAAGGACAATTAACATCTGATCATGGCTGGAATACCATTGCGAATAAAAAATATTTGATCGAGATCATTTCAGTTTTTAAAAAAGCAGGAATACGGACTTCTATTTTCTGTGACCCTTTAATAAATATCATTGAAGGGGCAGCAGAAACAGGAACCGACAGAATTGAATTGTATACGGAAGGTTATGCAAAAGAATTTTCAAAAGGAAATAAAGCGAAGGCAATCGAACCTTATATAAATGCCGCAGCAAAAGCAAGAGATCTGCAACTTGGGATCAATGCAGGGCATGATCTTGACCTGGATAACCTGAAATACTTTAATCAAAACATAACCTGGACAGATGAAGTAAGCATTGGGCATGCCTTAATTTGCGATGCCATTTATCTGGGTTTTGAAAATGCAATTCAGCTATATAAACGACAGTTAATTGTTTGAACAAGCTTGGGTGTCGTACATTTACTATCGAAAAAACCTCCATAAATATTTGGAAGTGAGGGGAAATAACGTAGCTTTAACGCCTCTAATCCTACCAAAAACCACAAGTTAATCTTCCACATCTCCTATTTGATTCTGATTTATTAGCAAATCTTAATTAATCCCCCTCCCTTGAAACGCAGGCCCACAAAGGCTTTCAACGTTCTTATTTTATATTTCATCATTAAAACAAAACTTTTCGTATGAGAAAAGATCTACCCTGTTGTAGCCCTGTAACAAAGATCACAGGCACAACAAAAACTTTATCCCTCAGATTGCTGATGGTGATGTATCTGCTTGCAGGTACATTTATTATTTCCAGCGGTCAGTTAGCAGGAACTGCTCCTGTTAATCCACCATTCGGTGGTTTTGCTATCGACGGCAATGTGGTGCGTGCAACCGGAGATGGCGACTGGACAGGTACAGGTGCCCAGGCACCCAATACTTATGTACTTAACCCCACAACCGGAGCTCCGTTGATCGTAATGGCTTATCGCTTATTTGATCGTTACAACGATCAGGATCTGGATGACATCTTTGATGGTGGTAATAAACTTTTCCAAAACCCGAATACCTGGGGATGGAGAAGCCAGAAACCCCCTGCAAAAGATGACATGAACAATGCGGCTGCGTTGTTAACAATGGCTCCAAGTGATGGCCATATCTGGCTTATTATTGCAGGAGACCGGATGTCAACAAACGGTACCAGTTACCTGGACTTTGAATTATACAAGAATACGATCACTAAAACCGGCGGTCCTTTAACCGGTGGTTTTAATTCTACCGGTCCTAATGGTGGTAGAACTATTGGTGATATAAGTATCACATTACAATATACGGCTGGTGGTAGTTTTGCAGCTGTTTCTTTCTTAAAATGGACAAATACAAGCGAAACTACATTTGACTATGTGGATACAATTCCCCCTACCGGTTCTGCATACGCCGCAGCTAACGGAGGAAATATCCCTATACCTTATGGTGCATTTGGACTTAATACATATCAACCTTTACAATTTATAGAAGGTGCAATAGACATTACAAGAATGCTTGGTGCAATATCTGATCCTGCAGATTGCGCAAGATTGCCTTTCAAATCACTTTTTATCAAAACAAAATCTTCTGCTGAAAGAACTGCAGATTTAAAAGATTTTATTGAACCCATTCAGATCAATGCTTGTTTTGATCGTACTAAACCAGTATTTACATCTTGCCCTGCGGGATCGAATTTAGGTTGTAACCCTGTTGGTCTGCCTCTACCTGCTGGTGCTGTAGCTACAGATAATTGCGGTGTTGTTACTGTTTCTTCTTCTGAGGGAGCGGTTGTGGAAAATGGATGTCAAAGAACACAGGTAAGAACATATTTAGCTGAAGATGGTTGTGGTAATACTGAAACATGTACTCAAACATTTACATGGACTGTAGATGTAACGCCTCCGACTATTTCTATAACAGGCGGTAACCTCAACCCAGGTTGTAATCCAGAAGGAGCCATCAACTTTGGTTCTGCTTCTGGTTCTGACAACTGCGCTGGTGCTGTTACGCTTACTTCTACTGCCGGTTCGATCACGACAAGTGGTTGTACCCGCACACAGACCATGACTTGGAACGCTATTGATGGATGTCTGCAATCCTCATCTACTACACGTACTGCTACATGGACTGTGGATACACAAGGACCAGTTATCACTATCACAGGTGGCAACCTGAACCCAGGTTGTAATCCAGGAACTGTCAACTTCGGTTCTGCTTCTGCTAATGATAATTGTTCTGGTGCAAGTGCTGTTACTTCTACTGCCGGTACGATCACTACTACTGGTTGTTCAAGAACACAGACTATGACATGGAATGCAAGTGACGCTTGTAATAATTCTTCATCCACTTCACGCACTGCTACATGGACTGTGGATACACAAGGACCAGTTATCACTATCACAGGTGGCAACCTGAACCCAGGTTGTAACCCAACAAGCATCAACTTCGGTTCTGCTTCTGCTAATGATAATTGTTCTGGTGCAAGTGCTGTTACTTCTACTGCCGGTACGATCACTACTACTGGTTGTACAAGAACACAAACAATGACATGGAATGCAAGTGATGCTTGTAATAATTCTTCATCTACTTCACGTACTGCTACATGGACTGTAGATGTTGATGGACCAGTTATCACTATCACAGGTGGCAACCTGAATCCAGGTTGTAACCCAGCAAGCATCAACTTCGGTTCTGCTTCTGCTAATGATAATTGTGCTGGTGCTGTTCCTGTTACTTCTACTGCCGGGACGATCACTACTACTGGTTGTTCAAGAACACAGACTATGACATGGAATGCAAGTGATGCTTGTAATAATTCTTCATCTACTTCACGTACTGCTACTTGGACTGTGGATACACAAGGACCAGTTATCACTATCACAGGTGGCAACCTGAACCCAGGTTGTAACCCAGCAAGCATCAACTTCGGTTCTGCTTCTGCTAATGATAATTGTGCTGGTGCTGTTCCTGTTACTTCTACTGCCGGTACGATCACTACTACTGGTTGTTCAAGAACTCAAACAATGACATGGAATGCAAGTGACGCTTGTAATAATTCTTCATCCACTTCACGTACTGCTACTTGGACTGTAGATGTTGATGGACCAGTTATCACTATCACTGGTGGCAACCTGAACCCAGGTTGTAACC contains these protein-coding regions:
- a CDS encoding DUF2452 domain-containing protein, producing MIKHKALTAMEEQTNMQLDQIRKQIELLALQAQEIQKRKDLSLMIYDSKISFKPNIGQTYYVYQKKDDTYTLSLVAPREWGANGPFKKFISAVKLLADHTWMEL
- a CDS encoding pyridoxine 5'-phosphate synthase — protein: MTKLSVNINKFATLRNSRGGNNPDVVKAAIDVQRFGANGVTVHPRPDERHIRYDDAREIKKIITTEYNIEGNPKEKRFVELVLEVKPTQVTLVPDTEGQLTSDHGWNTIANKKYLIEIISVFKKAGIRTSIFCDPLINIIEGAAETGTDRIELYTEGYAKEFSKGNKAKAIEPYINAAAKARDLQLGINAGHDLDLDNLKYFNQNITWTDEVSIGHALICDAIYLGFENAIQLYKRQLIV